Proteins encoded in a region of the Leptolyngbya subtilissima AS-A7 genome:
- a CDS encoding CAP domain-containing protein, translating to MSKYRSSRAVSRRHPTAQHHWAVVLSALVFGSYALVQTHQLFFQSNGAGDPGWAIGHPQAQWNFRLGNQPLPELRALALEVVNHDRLTNALPPLVEDPLLSQVAQKHAEDMLARQFTTTLTPTVKTPQPVL from the coding sequence ATGTCAAAGTATCGTTCTAGTCGAGCTGTAAGTCGCCGCCATCCTACGGCCCAGCACCATTGGGCAGTGGTTCTCTCTGCCCTGGTGTTTGGCAGCTATGCTCTGGTTCAGACTCACCAATTATTTTTCCAAAGCAATGGTGCGGGTGACCCCGGCTGGGCGATTGGACACCCTCAGGCTCAGTGGAACTTTCGCCTAGGCAATCAGCCGCTGCCCGAACTTAGAGCGCTGGCGCTGGAGGTGGTGAACCACGATCGCCTAACGAATGCTCTGCCGCCGCTAGTAGAAGACCCGTTGCTCTCCCAAGTGGCCCAGAAACACGCAGAAGACATGCTGGCCCGCCAGTTCACGACCACGTTAACCCCGACGGTCAAGACCCCTCAGCCCGTTTTATAG
- a CDS encoding CAP domain-containing protein has protein sequence MAAGSQVRAGENIMHQKGTIPMALSLGLVEEYQQGWMESLGHRENLLTPHYTTFGYGIVASPTGTEIYAVQMFSFLAQ, from the coding sequence ATAGCGGCGGGTAGCCAGGTTAGGGCCGGGGAAAATATCATGCACCAGAAGGGGACTATCCCGATGGCCCTGTCCTTGGGATTGGTGGAGGAATACCAGCAGGGGTGGATGGAGAGCCTTGGCCATCGGGAGAACCTGCTGACTCCCCACTACACCACCTTTGGCTATGGCATCGTTGCATCACCAACAGGGACTGAAATCTATGCGGTGCAAATGTTTAGCTTTCTGGCGCAGTAG